In Nodosilinea sp. PGN35, the genomic stretch TGGAATCTCGGCGTACAGGCCCCGAAAGGTCTGCACCAGAGAGTAACCAACCGCAATCAGCATGCCCAAAAACAGGACATTGGACAGGGTGCTAAACAGCAGCTCTCCAAACACGCTGGGATCTAGCAGACTGAGCATGAGGCTGAATACCGCCAAAATAATGCTCAGCAAAATCGCCTGCATCGTGTTGAAGCGGATGAATCGGCTGATGTTTTCATTGCGCACCACCAGCAGAATGAGCGCAAAGAACACAATCAGCCCGAAGAAGGGAATCGTGCGCTCCAGGGTGCCATAGACCGTGATTAGGGGAGCCAGGGGCAGCAGCAAAAACCCAAACACCGGAAACTGGTTGATCAGCTGAATACCGTAGGGTAGCCCGGCGGTAACCGGCAAAATGTAGGGCAGGGCCGCCAGCAGGCGATCCAAAAGGGTGGGGTTCGGGGAACTGCTCCAGGTCATGGGTCTCTCCAGACAAATGTTAAGGTCTACCGAGCTATAGCCTTACCATATCGTAAATTCACAGTTTGCCGGTTGACCCTAGGGAGCGGAACAGACGCCACAGCAACTTGGTCAATCGCCCCTCCGACCTCAGCCTGGGCCGCCCTCAAAGCCGAGATGCCTATCCCCACGCTCAATCAATATTAGCTACCCGAAAGCCCATCTGGCACTCAAACTGAGCGGGCTGGGCCTGGTCTAAAGTGATCACCGGCCGACCACAGCGCAGTCTGCCCTGCTGCCAGCGGGGCTGACCGTGGCGATCGGCCATCAGGCAGTTGCAGCACACCGCCTGGGGCGAGATGAGTTGGTTTTCGGTCATGAGCACCAGCATGATGGTCACCTCCCTAATGTCGGGGTTAACCTGACCTTTTCCTAATCTTAGGATGACCTACGGAAGCTGCTGTGTGCTGGCATACGCAATCAAACTCAACCGGCTGTATAAAAGCTTGGCAAGGCATACCCGTAGGGACGCCTTGCCCACGGCCGTAGTCTCTGGTTGACCATGGGCAGCCCTGGAGTATTGCCTTTACTCCTTCGCCTTGCTGACTTCGCGGGGCTCGGATGCGACCCCTTTGCGCTTTTTAGGCAGGGGCACTCCCCCTTCAGTCAGCTCGGGCTCGCTGCTGTGGTGCTCGCGCTGCCAGGCAGGTACGGTTTGATCGTAGGCCATTTGCAGCGCAGCGGCGGCAACAGTGCGCAGGTCGTACTCTTCGCTGAGCTGAGACACAATCGGCAAAAACGACGCCAGGCGCTCGCTGGTAATGGCCTCGCGCACCTGGCTGCGCAGACGCTCCAGGTTGCGGGCGGCAATTTCGGCCCGGGTGGGAATTTTTACCAGGGTCATGGGCTGCTTGGTGTGGCGCTCAATCTGCCGCAGTTTGTACTTCTCTAGGGGGGTTACCAGGGAAATTGCCACCCCTTTTTTACCCGCCCGCCCGGTGCGGCCAATGCGGTGCACATAGCTCTCCATGGCGTCGGGCATGTCGAAGTTAATCACGTGGGTGAGGTCGTCTACGTGGAGGCCCCGGGCGGCAATATCGGTGGCTACGACCAGCTTCACCTGCTGCTGGCGAAAGCGCATCAGCAGCCGCTCGCGCTGGGACTGGCTGAGATCGCCGTGGTACTCATCAACGCTGTAGCCCGCTGCCTGGAGCTGGCGGGTGAGGTCGCCAGCGGTGCGACGGGTGCGCACAAAGATAATGGCGGTCTCAGGATCTTCCAGCTCCAGAATGGGCTGGAGGGCGCGCACCTTGGTCCAGCCCCGGGGCACAATGTAGCTCACCTGCTGAATCTGCTTGGGTGATACTTTAGGCGACTGCACCGTGACGGTGACGGGCGACTGCAAAAACTTGGTGGCCAGCTCCCGAATGGCTGGAGCCATGGTGGCCGAGAAGAAAGCCGTTTGGCGATTGGCAGGGGCTTTGCTGAGAATTTTTTCAACGTCTTGAATAAAGCCCATGTTGAGCATTTCGTCGGCTTCATCGAGCACCAGCCAGCCCAGGTGCTTGAGGGACAGACTGCCCCGGTTGAGCATATCGAGCACGCGACCGGGAGTGCCCACTACGATCTGGGTACCCCGCCGCAGCTGCTCCTGCTGGCGCTCGATGGACTGACCGCCGTAGATGGCCAGCACCTTGGGGCGACCGTCGATGCGAAAACCGCGCATGGCTTGGCAAACCTGGATGGCTAGCTCGCGGGTGGGGGTTAGAACCAGTACCTGCACGGCCGGGTTGCTGGCATCGACCTGCTCCATTAAGGGCAAGGCAAAGGCGGCGGTTTTGCCGGTGCCGGTTTGGGCCTGGCCAATGAGGTCTCGCCCCGAGAGCAGATGGGGAATGGCCTCCGCCTGAATGGCCGTGGGTTCGTCGTAGCCCATATTTTCAAGATGGCTAACGCGGGCGGCAGACAATCCCAAACTGGCAAACGATAAGGTCATGGTGGTTCCTAGGGACGGTGGACAAAAAAATATCGGATCCGACTCAGCGGCTTAAGCTTAGCGAAGGCTCTGCCGACGGCATGGGGGCGGCGACTTCGCCAAACAGGTCGTAGGTGTCGGCGGCGGTAATTTTGACGGGCACAATCTGGTTGAGGGGAGCAGTGCCGGTCACGTAGACCAGGCCGTCCACCTCGGGGGCGAAGCGATCGCTGCGGCCGATCGCTTCGCCCGTGGACGGGTTTTCTTGCTCAATCAGCACATCGACGGTGCGGCCAATGTGGGCGCGGTTGTGCTCCCAGGCGATGGGCTGCTGGGCCAGCATGATTGCCTCGCGGCGGCGATCGCGCTCCTCCTGGGGCACCTGGTTGGGCAGGCTGTAGGCGGGGGTGCCCTCCTCAGCGGAGAAGCTGAACACGCCCACGTGGTCAAACCGATGGCGCTCTACGAATTCCAGCAGGTGCTCGACATGGGCCTCGGTTTCGCCAGGGAAACCCACAATAAAGGTAGTGCGCAGCACGGCCTCGGGCAGGGCCTCTTTGATGCGGTGGATCACATCGTCGTTGACCTGCCCCTGCCAGGGACGGTTCATCGCGCGCAGCACCTCAGGGTGGGAGTGCTGAAGGGGCAGATCGAGGTAGGGCAGCACGTTGGGGGTTTCGCGAATGGCGGCCAGCACCTCGGGGGTGAGGCCGGTGGGGTAGGCGTAGTGCATGCGCACCCAGGGCACGTCTACTTTACCCAGGGCGCGCAGCAGCTCGGCCAGGCGGGGCTTGCCGTAGAGATCCATGCCGTAGTTGGTGGTGATCTGAGAAATCAGCACCAGCTCCTGCACGCCCTCGGCGGCTAGCTGGTGGGCCTCAGCCACGATGGACTCGATGGAGCGCGATCGCTGGTTGCCCCGCAGGTGCGGAATAATGCAGAAGGCGCAGCGGTAGTCGCAGCCCTCCGCCACCCGCAGATAGGCCACGCTGGAGGCCGTCGTGCGGTAGCGGGGGACGGTTTCATCGGCAATATAGGTGGGTTCGGGGGAAACAATCTTGACGCGTTCCCCGGCTTCGGCCCGCTCGATCACCTCGACAATGCGGTTGTAGTCGCCGGTACCCACCAGGGCCACGGCCTCGGGAATTTCTTCGAGCAGCTCGTTTTGAAAATGCTGGGCCAGGCAGCCCGTGATCACCACTTTCTTTTGGGCTGCGGCCAGCTCTACCAGGGTGCGCACCGACTCTTCCCGCGCCGCTTCGATAAAACTACAGGTATTGACCACGACGTAGTCGGCCAGCTCTTCGTTGGCATCGACTTGGTAGCCCGCCTGGACGAGCAAACCGAGCATGTGCTCGGTATCGACCCGGTTTTTCTCGCAGCCCAGGTGGTTAAACGCAACCGTTGGCTTCAGCCCCATGGTGTCTCTCAGTGTGTAACGTGCCGATCATGCCAGAAGCCTTGGGTCATTGGGTTTGAACTCAGTCGCACCAGGCCAACAGGGAACCGTATTACCGGTACCAGCACCCTCAACACCACCGCTCAGGCATCCATCAATCCTGTGTTGACGAATTGCCCAGCAAATCTTTTGGCCAATGGCACCGGGGGGCAATACAAATTAACACTCATAAATAATACATCACAAAAGCAGGGGTGTCCTAAATCGCGGCCCAGGGATTGATATGCTGATAGGGTGGGTTGGGCCTGGCCTCGCTGCGGCGAGTCGGGTCAACCTGTGGTTCTATACGTTAGGCGAGTCCAGGCAAAATTCACGTGGACTTAATCGAAGTCTTTAACACCCGTAATCCGGTGATTGGGGTACTGCACCTGCTGCCCCTGCCGACGTCTCCCCGCTGGCAGGGAGACTTGCAGGCCGTGATCGATCGCGCTGAGCAAGAGGCCACGGCCCTCGCCTCGGGCGGCGTCCACGGCATTATTGTGGAAAATTTTTTTGACGCCCCCTTCACCAAGGATGCTGTAGACCCGGCGGTGGTCAGTGCCATGGGGCTGGTGGTGCAGCGGTTGCAGACCTTGATCACGGTGCCCATCGGCATCAATGTGCTGCGCAACGACGCCCGCAGCGCCCTGGCGATCGCCACCTGCACCGGAGCCGCCTTCATCCGCGTCAACGTGCTGACGGGGGTGATGGCCACCGACCAGGGTTTGATCGAAGGCTGCGCCCACGAGCTGTTGCGCTACCGCAAGGAGTTGGGCAGCTCGGTACAGATTTTGGCCGATGTGCTGGTCAAGCACGCCCGTCCCCTGGGGTCGCCCAACCTCACCACGGCGGTGCAGGAGACCATTCACCGGGGGTTGGCCGACGGCATTATTTTGTCGGGCTGGGCGACGGGCAGCCCGCCCAGCCTAGAAGATTTGGAGCTGGCCAAGGCCGCGGCGGGCGATCGCCCCGTCTTTATCGGCAGCGGAGCCGATGTTGAGAACATCGGCTCCCTGATGAAAGCCGCCGACGGCGTCATTGTCGCCAGTTCC encodes the following:
- a CDS encoding Tic20 family protein is translated as MTWSSSPNPTLLDRLLAALPYILPVTAGLPYGIQLINQFPVFGFLLLPLAPLITVYGTLERTIPFFGLIVFFALILLVVRNENISRFIRFNTMQAILLSIILAVFSLMLSLLDPSVFGELLFSTLSNVLFLGMLIAVGYSLVQTFRGLYAEIPTISEAVHMQVR
- a CDS encoding DEAD/DEAH box helicase; its protein translation is MTLSFASLGLSAARVSHLENMGYDEPTAIQAEAIPHLLSGRDLIGQAQTGTGKTAAFALPLMEQVDASNPAVQVLVLTPTRELAIQVCQAMRGFRIDGRPKVLAIYGGQSIERQQEQLRRGTQIVVGTPGRVLDMLNRGSLSLKHLGWLVLDEADEMLNMGFIQDVEKILSKAPANRQTAFFSATMAPAIRELATKFLQSPVTVTVQSPKVSPKQIQQVSYIVPRGWTKVRALQPILELEDPETAIIFVRTRRTAGDLTRQLQAAGYSVDEYHGDLSQSQRERLLMRFRQQQVKLVVATDIAARGLHVDDLTHVINFDMPDAMESYVHRIGRTGRAGKKGVAISLVTPLEKYKLRQIERHTKQPMTLVKIPTRAEIAARNLERLRSQVREAITSERLASFLPIVSQLSEEYDLRTVAAAALQMAYDQTVPAWQREHHSSEPELTEGGVPLPKKRKGVASEPREVSKAKE
- the rimO gene encoding 30S ribosomal protein S12 methylthiotransferase RimO, with protein sequence MGLKPTVAFNHLGCEKNRVDTEHMLGLLVQAGYQVDANEELADYVVVNTCSFIEAAREESVRTLVELAAAQKKVVITGCLAQHFQNELLEEIPEAVALVGTGDYNRIVEVIERAEAGERVKIVSPEPTYIADETVPRYRTTASSVAYLRVAEGCDYRCAFCIIPHLRGNQRSRSIESIVAEAHQLAAEGVQELVLISQITTNYGMDLYGKPRLAELLRALGKVDVPWVRMHYAYPTGLTPEVLAAIRETPNVLPYLDLPLQHSHPEVLRAMNRPWQGQVNDDVIHRIKEALPEAVLRTTFIVGFPGETEAHVEHLLEFVERHRFDHVGVFSFSAEEGTPAYSLPNQVPQEERDRRREAIMLAQQPIAWEHNRAHIGRTVDVLIEQENPSTGEAIGRSDRFAPEVDGLVYVTGTAPLNQIVPVKITAADTYDLFGEVAAPMPSAEPSLSLSR
- the btpA gene encoding photosystem I biogenesis protein BtpA, coding for MDLIEVFNTRNPVIGVLHLLPLPTSPRWQGDLQAVIDRAEQEATALASGGVHGIIVENFFDAPFTKDAVDPAVVSAMGLVVQRLQTLITVPIGINVLRNDARSALAIATCTGAAFIRVNVLTGVMATDQGLIEGCAHELLRYRKELGSSVQILADVLVKHARPLGSPNLTTAVQETIHRGLADGIILSGWATGSPPSLEDLELAKAAAGDRPVFIGSGADVENIGSLMKAADGVIVASSLKRQGDINQPIDPIRVGQFVEAMQEGLELLQGNLSLPSLSSAEGALPTPR